In Aedes albopictus strain Foshan chromosome 3, AalbF5, whole genome shotgun sequence, the genomic window actggcacaactagccaatgaggcatgccgtatgaagcttgggaTCCTAGGACTGATTGTGAGccaagtccgttggccgaactttggaggaactttggcatcgggtcaaattctgatatactctggcctacgaggtgaacacgctcctgaCCACCGTGaaattggtttcctgctcagggCTCATGtctacgctgcgctcatgaagtgggaacctattattaatgagaggataattgtggccagattcagaacacaggTTCGAAACTTTACCATGATCCattgttacgcgccaaccgatgctgccgaaatgcaaagagaacttttacagccaactgaatgctctCGTTGAAAAGATTCCGaaaggcgacttcaacgcgacaactcggactacgagcacgtcatgggacgccatggtctcggataaatgagcgaaaacggagagctgtttgcagagttttgtggcaacaatgacatagtGATTAGGGAATTGCCCTTTTctaatcgaccagtgcacaaagtgacttgggtttcccgtgatggcgccacgaaaaatcaaatcgatcacatctgcatcagccgaagatggagacggagccttcttgatgtgcgaaacaaacgtagcgccgacattgcgtccgatcagCATCTCCTAATCCGTgaaatccggctgcgcattgttcGGATCCATCCACAGGAAAAGAAAATCTGGCGACGGTTCAATTCACGCCACTGGAAAACGTTGCAGTGAAATGGTCCATCGTAGAGGAGCTAAAGAACCGTGCtgtggatattccagaaggtggaagcacagaaaatcaatggagcgccattaaGAACGCATTCAtcaccaccggcgagaataatttgggtgagcaacgcacccggagaaagcagtggatcatagataatacctggaggaaaatagaggagcgaaggaaagccaaagccgcgatagagcgagcgaaaacacgaggagccaaagccgcatcccgtcagcgctattcggctcccgAAAGGAAAGTGTAACgcccatgtagacgggacaaaagagcgtgggcggattcactagccgacgaaggcgatgAAAGCCACAAATACcgacgacatccgtctcctctacgatgtttcacgtcgtcttagtgggactaagatgaatgcttcgATGCcctgcccgtgaaagacacgtctggacagttattgaccgacccggctgaccagttgaaacgctggctcgagcactttggaaacccttttcaagtgtcggtcacaccatcgacacctcagcatgatccgccaagggttcgacgcattacccgtgtcaacaccgaagttacatcagtgcaggagatagagaAACAGccttccgtagcatgaaatcgaacagggccccaggggtcgatcccatatcagctgagatgctcaaaattgaccccgtagtatccgcacaactgctgcatcaattattctgcaacatatgagaAACCGCGACATTCCCGGCCGCCTGGATGCAAGGTGTCTTAGTAAGGGtgatctgactgtatgcgataattggtggggCAGGTAGAGTTGGAAGAGCTTGTATGTATACGACGGCGTCAAGTGACGAATGATTCTTTATTTCACGTAGATTCAACGGAGCGAATTTCAGCCCATTATGTATTCAATCAAGTACCGTCTACCcctgttggtttgaacgacacctcatgcaaaccaacagggttcattttttaatttgaacttctagtacccctgtgagcattgaaaaacacactgatggtaacccttttcgcTGTTTTGTATTGATTATGCGTACCGTTTCACCCccttccatgagcagaatgacgtttgaaccatttttagtttggatGATGTGcagaaaagtgttcagattagatgaggtgaaaccaacgggggtagacggtatgtgtTATTATAAATGTAATTGAAACAGATAAAAACTGTGGAATCACTGTGGAATGTACAGTGAGAAAGTTTGATGTATTGCGCATTTTCACTGGTTCCGTTCAATCAGGAAGTAGCAACAGAAGATATTATCAGTCAATCTAAGCAATTAAGCTAAGATATAAGCTTTGTACTGGACACAGTCGATGACAAAACCAATAGAGCATTGAATAAGTCCCACTCACCTGCATGAAGAATCCTTCAACCAGAGCTTTCCGAATGTTGAAATAGTAGTTGGTCGTGTTGAAGTCTGTGCTTGTACGTTTCAAGTTGAACCGATCCATTATCCGAGCCAACTGCTGGCGCACATTGTCGGCCGATTTAAGCGAACGGAAGTTGATAAAGTTATCATAACACCAGCTCGGGTCTTCGTTGTCTGGGCGTTGTGAGGAGGAAAATAATTATTAGATCAGAAAAATGAAGGTCGCCACCGTTAGGTTAACTTACTCTGTTTGAAGGCGTGGTACACGTTCAAAAGTGTCAAATGGTCACCGTCGAGATGGGCAAAGCGCTTCTTGGCATCATCGGCGGCCTTTTTGAGCTCGTTCGGGCGCACGAAACACTGCGGGACTAAACACAAGTAGGGTTTGGGAGGCACACCGCAAGAAATACCGCGCGCGTCCCATCAAATATAGTTGCATTGGGCATACAGTTTCATTGGATTTAACCTAAGACTTTAATCATTTAGTTGGTTTCATATTCGGCTTGAATCGTTTTACTAAGGTGTGTGTGTGGGCATATATCAAGCTTTGCTAGTTTCCAATGGCCAAAGGATTCAAGTCGCATACGAGAAACCGACAGAACATAATAAGAATAACAGCAATCCCGCTCCATTTTGACAATGGCAGCGAATCCCTTCTCCAATTGgtaacttatgtcgaattcgtttattcccgacggtgcactgcaccggtgtagcaattgacaccggaaaaacgaacggtttcggtgcaatttgttgacagcttgtgatggtattagtaagagcgcgtgagagcgtcaatgaaaacaataaaggatatcaaaaataaacataatcaatgttttcatgatttccgtgataaacaaaattatttttattttttattttctatatCCAActaaacaattttaaaagttttcagtaatccacttatacatgataaacttgtaataataaaatgttacttgaaaattgttattcaatgttttaacactcctacattatttatcttcttcaaattctcgtaatatcataatttttcaatcaaaagCAACTTTTcagaatttaacaatttccgttgcctaataaaaaaggatgctaacatacaattttaaacgatctacgtgcacaaatttaacacaaaaaatgttaaaggcagttcaatagaaaacgtttagctacaacgtagctaataaataaatgcttttgaAATGTTTTAACGTTATTGAAAGGCAAttcatattaaaaacgctttaaccatccttctgtgacatttgtttgactttcaatttaattcaaaaatccaatatttgttgtaagaaaaaaaatagaatttacggtttttgaaactgtttgtatctacaaaatgttacttcagtgatatttcagtccaatttgaatgaaTTGACTTTTgttctattctgggcttatcaaaactttattacgtcaattgttttcataattaatagatcaccatgcgacagaaaattcgaatgattaaaatcattaaaagtcatccacatatttgcgataatcaaaaaaaaatagtaattgGGAAAATttacgttgaatcaactcttttaaatttcatgttaccgataaattttgaagattccccAGAAGTTGATTTAAAGACGTGAgaatcatcgatcaagtttaaataatttttaaacgcacagatttgctgttaaatgaatatccaagaaaactgtttacgtAATCCgcaagagaaaatcatcattcctaccaaaacaaaaccacgatacaatgttcagcgatatgcatgtattggtaaaactagctttgtacctgctacaccgcgctcaaactgggtgtagcattttcttgcaccggtgccaattgggtgtcaaaacagaacagtacctgcgaataaacgaacggtttcggtgcaagtttgctacacccggtggcaaagcggtgcaggcggtgcaaataaacgaattcgacattagtttaGAGGCAATTCCGGTGGGGCATTGGGTTCAGTCATGTGGGATCATTAAGGTAGGATACGAGGATTTCAATGGATAGGGGTTTTACTACAGAGTTATAGTATATCTCACCCGACAGCATAGCTGTAATTGAGAGGATCTCGTTCGAGCAGTTGTGCTGGCAGCTAGCGATCAACATCTTTGCCAGTTGGGGATCCAGGGGAAATTCTGCCATAACTGCTCCCAAGTCCGTCAGGTTACCGTCGTCGTCCAGGGCGGCCAAGTAGTTGAGCAGCTCCAGTGCTCGCATCAGTGTTTCCGGAGCCGGCGGATCCATGAAGTCGAAATGCACCAAATCATCGATGCCAAGTTTTTTCAGTTGTAAGACAACAGTTCCTGGTTAAGGATATAAAAAACATGAGAAAACATTCTCAAATTACATCAGTGTTGATCGAGAATGCCAACTTACCTAAATTGGATCTCAAAATTTCAGGATACGTGTTATCCTGCATTTCCGTTTTGTATGCCTTTTCGGTGTACAGCCGGAAACATTTTCCGGGCCGGGTACGACCTGCACGACCGGCGCGCTGCTGTGCCGAAGCCTTACTGATCGGAGAAACCAGTAAACTTTCCACGCGAATTCGCGGATTGTAGACTTTTTGCTTGGAGAATCCCGGATCAATCACGAACACCACTCCATCGATGGTGAGTGACGTTTCGGCAATGTTGGTGGAGATGACCACCTTCCGCCCAATGGCTCCGTTGGCCTTTTTCGGCGGAGCCGCTTCGAAAATCTTCTGCTGCATGTTGGGTGGCAGTGAAGAGTACAGTGGAATGCACTTCAGTTCGCCAACTTCCGGTCCAAGATTGTCGATTTCGCGCTTCACACGTTTGCATGCTTCCTCAATCTCTTCCTGACCGGTGAGGAACATCAGAATGTCCCCTTCGACGTCTTCGCACATGTGAATCTGAATGACGGTGCGGATGGCCGCTTCCAGATAGTCCCTCTCCGGTTCCGGAGTGTAGAAAATTTCGACCGGATGAGTTCGACCCGGAACATTCATCAGCGGTGCGTTGTCGAAGTACTGCTGGAACTTGCCTGCATCCAGAGTAGCGGACATAATAACGAGTTTCAGATCTTTTCGTTGACGAATCACTTCCTTGAGGACACCCATAAGTAAATCTGTCGCCAAGGTACGTTCGTGAGCCTCGTCCAGTAGAATAACCTGATAGGTTTCCAGCATGGGGTCACTCATTCCTTCTCGAAGCAACATACCATCGGTCATATACCTGGAAACAAAGACAAGGATTTTAGTTTTTTTAtatgattccttcaacatttctggataattttattacggtaggggtaggcggggcaatatggacaccctaaggtttttgccaactttacctggcaagatgtcaaaaaagtttagttttttgatacatgtatccttttaaagtctatttagcatctattgcataagaatgctcacgaagaaaaatgatttatccacttcaaaaaatgttatgaaaaatgttagtttttcatgaccgtcttcaagcatacggggcaatatggacaccatgagacttttacgaatttcgtacattatttacacctgtaaagtcatttcattacaaaacaactattatggatgaataatacgccgaagtagttcatttttgttcagttaatttaaattcaggctgttttggataaagcttcgtttttgtcggcatgtacagctgtgcctagaacaactattttccactgctgtcgttttttgaccaatttgtttcaccctatgtctactatagtgaacatttatccgaaaatatactgaaatcgaagaatttggttggtttgtgattaaggttatatttttcccttgccgcttctttcaaaaaggtgagtgtccattttgccccggcagcagaagatatttccaaacttgatttttgatataataaagaagaaaatataaacatgttaagcatgtagttacagcaaaactacttgcatgtgttctagaaatatcaggttttaatcgaccttaaattaatcactaaatcttattttagatggtgtgaaaattataactttcatgcacaaaaaacggaggacgcaactttttcgtgtaaattcaagtataattttaatttcgaatgtttctttcctgaaactacgttttagacaaatggactatattctccattcattaaaagttcaaaaaagtttgcatatttcaaaatattgagggtgtccattctgccccgcgtgtccataatgccccgcctacccctatgcgTAGAAAGGCATACAATTAAATTTGGCGGCATAACATTTCCAGGGAGGCAAACCCTGCTTTATTTACAAATTGAAGATTTAGCATTTGTATGTCGTGTTTCTTCTTCCCTAAGCAGATGGGAGAAAATCTGCTCTACAGATATCCGAGCATGATGTTCAGGTAGGTAGTGTGGTTTTGGAGGCTGTAGTAGTTTGGTGCATATCTGAGTAAGCCATGCCTACACAGCTTATAAagcttatggtccactgcacgaatttatgctggcctgcttactctcacagaaaacttgacgtttgagaggtgccggcaccgctcaaacgtcaaattttcggtgagagtaagcaggccagcacaaattcgtgcagtggaccatacattTCCATGACTTGTATCGAACCACTCTTAagtaaactttagcttaagaagctATTATTCAGCTACTTCAGTTTCTTGGGAAGACCATCTGCGTCCCTGCAGGACCTTTCTGAGGCGGAACGACTGAGGTGCCAAGACGAGCTCTACCGTGTTGGTAATCGCGTCTACGTTTTTTACCTTtagagagccctcacctcgacaccagcggcgtcatggtcgcatttttttccgcagtcatgttcgcagattgtgaacaatccttggtactcactttacgtaatttatgttcagtcccttactgtcagagctgtcagatcagtttaacacgctaaataaaatttacacaaaaggcaatttacacggaaaaaaatacacggttatgaatatttattgggtaccggactggtcaccgaaaatttgatcgttttctatggtacatcgaggtcttgaaattagtctatgtcgACACCTTCGCCAAGGATCTCGACAAATATTTGTAGGCAGTACTCAGGGaaggtcgggtttcagattttacagacccgaacccgacccgtacccgagataTTTCAAATTGCAAAACCCGGACCCGGCCCGAACCCGAAAAACAAAATCGTCAATCAAACTCGAACCCGACCTGAACCCGAAATAATATTTCTCAATAAACCCGAGTTCAGAAATATTTTCCGTGTATGACATATAAAGTATTTTTTGAGTACTGAAATATCTACACTGGTTACCAAACCCGACTTGAATCCTAcgttattcaaacccgacccgacccgtacccgaaagttGAATTTTCTAACCCGGACCAGATCCGAACccgaattttgaaaaatttccaagccCGGACCCGACCGTACCCGTACCATCTCTAGGCGATACCCTTGCGCTCATCGTCGCGCTTGAGCACGAAGATCACTTCGCCTGTTGCGCAAGTACTTTTATTTtttgcgtacgtcggctcccagatccatgaGCAATGAGCATGGCCGAGCACTTGGActcttccgtcttgatgacgaagTGTGAGGACCTATCAGTGGTCGCAAAACCCTATTCCCTTCGATCCCGgatgggccggccttttcaggcccactctTCAAAACTTTCCGGGACACCTGCTATGGTCAGATTTACCGGTATTACTGTATTACGACTTTCGGTGTTAACCTCCTAACCATGCGAGCGCCACCTGGTAGCTCCTCATCTGACAGTTGCCTTATACGCTTCTTCGATTGCTTGTGAAAAGTAACCGCGTCCGCCGCTCTCTACCCGGGACTACCCGGGAAAGCGTAGACCTCCGTCTAGATTGACTTCGGCACCTTACAACTCCACGGTTTCTCATGTTGACCTACGAAGCCAGATGAGGGCCTGCTTGAGATGCTTACTAATGTTAGACTTCGAGAACGCAAGATTCATTCAATCAGCTGCGCAGCTACCTCCATTGCAGAGACCCATATCTATTTGTATTGATGACCTTCATCAACCATGCTCCGATTATGATCTCTCCCGACAAGGTAACTCATCCAGTGCCGCTCTACTTAAAGGAGAATTAGCTCACTTACTTCTTGCGAATGGGTTAACCTCTTCACTACCGCTACTATTGTTGCTTCTACTTTTCTGATTTGTTTTTGCTGAGCTCATATTTTAATCCCACGAAATAAGGTCACCACCTCGGTCACTCATTCCTCGGTACGAGGTGCTTGACACGTTGAATTGGGGTTACTCTGTATAGTGGACTCATACCAccggccccgtaacgtgggtagatcaccttagaatggtgcgttgcggcgtaagatctaccaccaaatcaaatttcaatcttgttaatgttttcatgcctaaagggccgatcagtggtgagcagacattccaggatctagatttgatgtgctttttcaatgttttgttgctaatccacattttatttcaggagtaatcaggtaaatgttttgtttataaatgcttattaatcatgattgtttgtttttcaaacaaatgtataacagaACATACACAtaacacacactgacatacattacatatacatatctcatcctatattgggaaagggagggaccatcagggcacccgattgaaacgatttggacaggagcttggaactgcctcctccttgttgttaacatttcgtggattgagggcgggctctccgaccccatctattgggagtattctgtcaatcgagggcttgattttgcagttgttcgtgagaactttcttctggaaagagattcttttcccctgacgcgggtttcgcgcaagtgtctctgcttgcgggtccgcacaaccctgtTTGGCCCTTCATaaaggagaatgactgaccactaacaacagcacaatcttgatcaaatcgcttttcagattattccagtgctataggcagttgccttgctacaataggtggtagaacaatatcatcatagtGGACTCATACCACCGAAAACATCATCAATAGTACTATTCTAAACCGGTATATGCAAACTGTTCGGTCTGGTTCGTCCAATCCGAGTTCTTGACTACTACTTCGTAAGGTATACTCTACAATTTCGCATGGGCCGTGCGGAGGAATCGAACTTCACGTGCACAAAAGTTTAAAAGAAATCACCATCCTAAAGTAATTTACGTATAACCGTTTCACCCGCTTCAATGTACAGTTAACCCTTTacaaggccgagaaaactagaagagttgtcaacgcagaCTGTTATGGAAATGATTACATGATTACCGTGGGGTGACCTAATTttgcgcgggtccaaatttcgctcactgatattATTTAGAGATCATAATAATAAAACTAATTGTGCAATAATTGTCCATATTTCACTTTAGCTATACTATCTAAAGCAAAATTTGGACAATTCAACAATTAGTTctatgattatgatctctaaatattatcagtgagcgaaatttggacccgcgcgaaattagggcacccacggtacatgtacaaaacaatttttgtttaaaagaaactctcaaaaatctaggtggcaatatagttgccactgcccgtttagggtacttttcttcttttgacttcgacaaaaagccggaaaagagactttagagtggattagggtttaacccataatataaactgtgtaccgtctacccccgttggtttgacctcatctaatctgaacactttttttttgacgtttccaCTTCTTGGTGGAGAGCTCGGACCTGATCCTTCTCGCTCTTTGGTGTTTGTTTCGGGCGTGTTTCTGGGTGTTGTGTTTCCTTTGCTCGTTGGTGATTCGTCATTCGGTGGGGCGATTTATTGGTCGGTTTTCGGTGTGTTGGTATCGGGTGTCTCCGGTATTTGCGGGAGACCCCCTGCTTAGCTTGTACATAGATAGCTTCATACTTTAACTTtgcattcttgcaagaattttgtTATAGCTTTAAGTTCTTTTAAGGCGTTTCGTTTTAATATGTTAGTTAATGGATTATTATTTTGTAGTATGTCTTTCTTTGTTTGGCGAATTTGACGCATTTGTATAGAATATGTTCTATGTTTTCCGTCACGTTGCATTTGTCACATAGTTCGTTGTCTTCCCATTTCCAGGCTCGTTTCCTATCCTTTGTTAGGCAGTGTCCTGACCTTATCCTTGCGATCGTTATTTGCTCTTGAGTTGTCAGTCCTGTTTGTTGGCTCCAAATTTTCTTTAGTGGTTCGTCGGCTATTTGGTAGAGGTATGCTTCTTTCTCCTCGGATTGTAGTTTGTATTTCCTGGTCCATTTTCCCCAGACTTCCCTTTTCGTTAGTTTCAACGTGTCTCCTAGTGTCAGGCTATCGTAACTATCTTGCTTATTTTTTGTGGCTTCTACCGCTTCCCGATCTACTACTTTGTTTCTCTCAACTCCTATATGGCTCGGTATCCACTGAATGGTCAGGTTCGTGTTTATACTATCTTGATATACGTTGTGTACAACAAATAGTTTGATCGTGTCTTGTCTACGTTTTTCAGTGCTTCACATGCACTTTTTGCGTCGGTGAGGATTACTGTTTTCTCTATCTGTTTTTGTTTCGCGTATCGGACAGCCTCTCTTATTGCCAGCAACTCTGCGTTTGTGATGCTGAAGTTGTTGTTTGTTTTCGAGATTCTGAAGTTTTATTGCGGGTCATACACTGCTATCGCTGTTCCACTTTGTGTTTTTGATGCGTCGGTGTAGATTTTGTGGTGTCCTCTGTAGTTGTTGTCCAAAAGCTCCAAGGTTTTTGCTTTTAGTATTTGTTTGTCCGTTTGGTCCTTTCTTCCCATTTGCTTATCTATCTCGGTTGAGATTTTCATTTTTGGCACTTTTTCCTGTCTTCTAGAATTGTTTCGCTTTGTGCTTTCATTTGGCTGATTATCTCTACATGTTTTTCTGCTATCTCTGCGATATATGTCCCTGGGTCTGTTTGATGATCGAGTTTGTCTCTGATGAATTTCAGGTTCGGGTCTCTGTAGTATTTTGCCTTGATGACTTCGCGAAGAGTTAGAAGTTCTACTCTATCATTGGGGTCTGTCCTGATTCTGCTAGAAGCACATTGATTGGTATGGTTCTTAGGTACCTCATCCCTGATCTTACGTACGCGTTCAGTACCGTTTCTATCGTCTTTTTGTTTGTGGTTGCTGCGTTGCCATATATTGCTGCTCCGTACTCTAGTCGAGACATGATTATTGCTGCGAAGTCATCCGCGAACTGTACTAGGTGTATACCATCGCTCGGATTGGCGTGTTCGTGAAGCTCTGCTGTATATATGTTGAGCAGCACGGGTGACAGAGGAAGCCCTGAGGTAGTCCTTGGTTTACTTCCTTCGTTTCTGGTCCGTCTGGTGTTTGTATTGTAGTATATTTATGAGCAGGTGTCTACTTTTTGATTAGAGTGTGGTTGGGTTTATTCTTGGGTTAATTCTGTTTGGGTGTTTTACTGTGTATGTTTTCCGTGTTGGGGTTTTCCAGTTAAGCGTgtattctttttttttgaaaacgatTGCTGTAATTCATTCGTGTACCGACAAGAAAAGCGTGaagaataaaaaagttttaaacTACGCGTTCCGTGGCTTTGGTTTTCTTGCGACAACCATCAGAAGTGGGATCCACGCCGGAAACAGGATAATTCGTCAACCAGTGAATATGAGCCGCATGACGAAAAGTAATTTGATCGAGTGGCTGCAGGAAAACCAAATCGATTTTCCTCCGTCGGCAACAGTAACGCACCTGCGAGCGCTCTACGAAAGCCATGTTGGGGCACAGGGCGGAGCACCAAACGACGAAGAAGGTTCGGCATCACCATCAGAGAATGAGGAGGAGCAGTTGGACGTAGAACTAAGGGTGCTGAAGAAGCGTAAGATGATCGCCGATTTGCGTCGGGAACTGGAGGACATCGGACAAGCGCAAGGAAACCCACCGACAATTCAGGATGTGATTGGTTCCGTTTCACGATTTTCCGGAGGTGATACATCCGATGCGAACAGATGGCTCAGTGATTTCGAATCTGCGTGCGATTCTCTGGGAGGCGATGATGACTTTAAGTTGAAATGTGCTCGGCGTTTAATGGAACCTGGAACGGAGGCTGAATGGTTTCTTCGTGTTGACAAGTCTGCAAATTATCGACAGTTCCGTGATAGTTTCCTGGAAAACTTCGGTCATGTTTACACGGTCGCTGAAATTGTTGACAAGCTGCGCAAAACAACTTTTGACACTTCGAAAATGTCGGTCACTGCGTACATCTTAAGGATGCAGGAGATTGCGTCCAGGGCGAATATCGACGAGAATCAAACCGTGCAGTTCATCATCGATGGATTCCAGGACCGTTCAGCGAACATAGCAGTTCTTTACCCGGCCAGAGACTTGGCCCATCTGAAGCAGCTTTCACGGCGATATGTTCAGTTGCGAGAGATGTACCCTACGCCGATTCGGACGCAACCAGTCAAGCAGAAGGTGAAGGCTACATCAACCAAGCCGGAATCGCCGCGCTGCTACAACTGTTCGGGTGTTGGCCATCTGTCGGCGGATTGCAAGGAGCCACGCCGAGTGAAGGGCTCTTGCTTCCGTTGTGGTTCGACTCAGCATCA contains:
- the LOC109424554 gene encoding putative pre-mRNA-splicing factor ATP-dependent RNA helicase PRP1, with the translated sequence MSKRRIEVMDPFIKKRREEKGMLDSGASTSGSSNMVPTGTAASNGKTNPMNGIPYTQNYFNLYKKRITLPVFEYRADFMRLLSEHQCIVLVGETGSGKTTQIPQWCVEFARASGNKAVACTQPRRVAAMSVAQRVSEEMDVMLGQEVGYSIRFEDCSSARTVLKYMTDGMLLREGMSDPMLETYQVILLDEAHERTLATDLLMGVLKEVIRQRKDLKLVIMSATLDAGKFQQYFDNAPLMNVPGRTHPVEIFYTPEPERDYLEAAIRTVIQIHMCEDVEGDILMFLTGQEEIEEACKRVKREIDNLGPEVGELKCIPLYSSLPPNMQQKIFEAAPPKKANGAIGRKVVISTNIAETSLTIDGVVFVIDPGFSKQKVYNPRIRVESLLVSPISKASAQQRAGRAGRTRPGKCFRLYTEKAYKTEMQDNTYPEILRSNLGTVVLQLKKLGIDDLVHFDFMDPPAPETLMRALELLNYLAALDDDGNLTDLGAVMAEFPLDPQLAKMLIASCQHNCSNEILSITAMLSVPQCFVRPNELKKAADDAKKRFAHLDGDHLTLLNVYHAFKQNNEDPSWCYDNFINFRSLKSADNVRQQLARIMDRFNLKRTSTDFNTTNYYFNIRKALVEGFFMQVAYLEQTKHYVTIKDNQIVQLHPSTCLGHRPNWVMYNEFVLTTKNYIRTVTDVKPEWLLTIAPQYYDLNNFPECEAKRQLEFINTKLESKQYQQGF
- the LOC109429678 gene encoding uncharacterized protein LOC109429678, producing the protein MSVTAYILRMQEIASRANIDENQTVQFIIDGFQDRSANIAVLYPARDLAHLKQLSRRYVQLREMYPTPIRTQPVKQKVKATSTKPESPRCYNCSGVGHLSADCKEPRRVKGSCFRCGSTQHQLKECPRPAPRNNNQVALADEFRQNGGGDRQSVGELGAVLSELNISN